In the Malus domestica chromosome 16, GDT2T_hap1 genome, one interval contains:
- the LOC103433183 gene encoding protein LAX PANICLE 2 encodes MVPAAAHHQNISNQQQHNLYGVYGGCGANYTAEISSFGLMSTSQVVEEGYEYNYYCNNIVTESDHHHLAGIDPMAEDESRTNSVNEAGSSSRDAPEDNETWLQLTIGGGSNNNQPATGEHPTLRSLPSSTTPSGPGLVELDLDLLPPGHDHGGFSSLRQVRSMPHMPPMFHVPQHENILRAPPSNLSFRPPFNSNFSSSNATSLYFQQPGPGMSSSSSGLFPHQEVNWAFRPAIPYNNIGMMASTSLSSSASSFIELGSSYFARPFHRPLREFNVTGPSLDFRVVDAPRRPQSGIWFTLQASQNQAKEPFLPQIPKSYLRIKDGKMTVRLIKKYLVNKLRLESESEVEITIRGQELLPFLTLQHVRDNIWSRRDALTLLPDSSTTDHVMVLHYARTTTITTTTTTA; translated from the exons ATGGTTCCTGCTGCTGctcatcatcaaaacatatcCAACCAACAACAACACAATCTCTACGGCGTTTATGGTGGTTGTGGTGCCAATTACACGGCGGAGATCAGCAGTTTCGGTCTTATGAGTACTAGTCAAGTTGTAGAAGAAGGTTATGAGTATAACTATTATTGCAATAATATTGTTACTGAATCTGATCATCATCATCTAGCGGGAATTGATCCAATGGCCGAGGATGAGTCGAGAACTAACAGCGTAAACGAAGCGGGTTCGAGTTCTAGAGATGCTCCGGAAGATAACGAAACATGGCTCCAATTGACTATAGGCGGCGGCTCCAACAACAACCAACCTGCGACCGGGGAACATCCAACCCTCAGAAGCTTACCAAGTAGTACTACTCCTTCTGGTCCCGGATTGGTTGAACTTGATCTTGATCTGTTACCACCAGGCCATGATCACGGTGGTTTTTCGTCATTACGGCAAGTGAGGTCCATGCCACATATGCCTCCAATGTTTCATGTTCCTCAACATGAAAATATTCTCCGTGCTCCTCCTTCGAATCTGTCTTTCAGGCCTCCGTTTAATTCGAATTTTTCTTCGAGTAACGCTACGTCTTTATATTTCCAGCAACCGGGGCCAGGAATGAGTAGCTCCTCGTCCGGTTTATTTCCTCACCAGGAGGTTAACTGGGCATTTAGGCCAGCAATCCCTTATAATAATATAGGGATGATGGCTTCTACTTCTTTAtcttcttctgcttcttcttttatagaacTGGGTTCATCCTATTTTGCACGCCCATTCCATCGTCCTCTTCGTGAATTTAATGTCACCGGGCCAAGCTTAGATTTCAGAGTTGTTGATGCTCCGAGAAGGCCCCAATCCGGCATTTGGTTTACGCTCCAAGCATCCCAAAATCA AGCAAAAGAACCTTTCTTGCCCCAGATACCCAAAAGCTACCTAAGAATCAA GGATGGAAAAATGACAGTTCGGTTGATAAAGAAGTATCTGGTTAATAAGCTGAGACTGGAAAGCGAATCAGAG GTAGAGATAACAATTAGAGGACAGGAGCTTCTACCTTTCTTGACGTTGCAGCATGTAAGAGATAACATCTGGAGTCGAAGGGACGCACTCACTTTGCTTCCAGACTCCTCAACCACTGATCATGTCATGGTACTGCACTATGCTAGGACGACGACAATTACGACGACGACTACAACTGCTTGA